The following are from one region of the Prionailurus bengalensis isolate Pbe53 chromosome A2, Fcat_Pben_1.1_paternal_pri, whole genome shotgun sequence genome:
- the YAE1 gene encoding protein YAE1 homolog — protein sequence MSWVQSTPLVQGPGEEGDVFDEEADESLLVQREWQSHMLRRVKEGYRDGIDAGKAVTLQQGFNQGYKEGAEVIINYGQLRGTLSALLSWCHLHDNGSALISKINSLLDAVGQCEEYVLKHLKSITSQPHVVDLLDSIQDMDLGHVALAEKTMDEGKDERLCENNAELHKNCGKSLSEADCSSLECCRIQEQPHSENPSLTWILEQTASLVKQLGVSLDVLQHLKQL from the exons ATGTCGTGGGTTCAAAGTACTCCCTTGGTCCAGGGTCCCGGAGAAGAGGGGGACGTGTTTGACGAGGAAGCGGACGAGTCGCTCCTGGTGCAGCGGGAATGGCAGAGCCACATGCTGAGACGAGTCAAA gaaggtTACAGAGATGGAATAGATGCTGGCAAAGCAGTTACTCTTCAACAAGGCTTCAATCAAGGTTATAAGGAAGGTGCAGAAGTGATTATAAACTACGGGCAACTCAGAGGAACATTGAG tGCTTTGCTCTCCTGGTGTCACCTTCATGATAATGGTTCGGCTCTGATCAGTAAAATAAATAGTCTTCTGGATGCAGTTGGCCAGTGTGAAGAGTATGTGCTCAAACATCTGAAATCAATCACGTCTCAGCCCCATGTGGTAGATTTATTGGACTCTATTCAGGATATGGACCTTGGTCATGTAGCTCTAGCTGAGAAAACGATGGATGAAGGTAAAGATGAAAGACTCTGTGAAAATAATGCTGAGCTTCACAAAAACTGTGGCAAGAGTCTTAGTGAGGCAGATTGTTCATCTCTAGAATGTTGTAGAATACAGGAGCAGCCACATTCTGAAAACCCAAGCCTCACATGGATTTTAGAACAGACAGCCAGTTTGGTCAAACAGCTGGGAGTATCACTTGACGTACTACAGCACctcaaacaattataa